In Ruminiclostridium josui JCM 17888, the genomic window AAATGGTTTTCTTTCCTTGGCGAAACCTTATACATGGGATGTCGTAATACATTCCTGCAACTTCATCCAAACGATATTTACCGCGCATAAATTTTACAGTTTCGAATTTTACTTTTTCGAATTCTTTCATTTATACTCACCTATAGTAAAATAAAAGTTAAGACTATGTTATAACCAAGTTTTATAAAAACATTCCGATTAGTTAGCTGCTACTTAAAAAGGTAAAAGTTACAACAAATATGTCTTAGAAGCTAATCATAGCAATAAATGTTATCACGGTCAATGCATCAATGAATAAAGCTTTGCTATTATATATATTCATTATATCTTTCTCATCCTAGCTTTCTTGCGCGCATTTTCTTGCATTCAAAATATATCAAAGCACCAATTGCTACACCCGCAGTATTTAAAATAATATCATCTATGTCACTGCATCTTTCATAAAAAAACAATTGAGTTATTTCGATTAATAGAGAAAATCCCGCTCCGGCAAAAATTGTTTTTTCTATGTTGTCTATTCTCTTAAAACATATTGGCCAAACTATTCCAACCGGAATAAACATTGTTATATTTCCAATGATATTCATTTGCCATCCATCATAAGTCTCAAAAAGATGTACGATTGGAAACAGATTAATCCATGGTGGAATAGCTTTTGAAACATCAAACTTCATAGTTCCAATCTGTCCATTAACATGATGCCATGGAAAATTCACGATTCTTGTAATCACAATGATACATATATACACCATCATCATTTGTGCTTCTCGGGAAAAAGATACCTTTTTATTTTTTATTCCCATTAGCACTCTTATAATCACCCATACAATTGATATGACTGTAACCAATTCCCAATATGTAACCTCTAACATCTGCTTATTCTCTC contains:
- a CDS encoding VanZ family protein; its protein translation is MKRRGENKQMLEVTYWELVTVISIVWVIIRVLMGIKNKKVSFSREAQMMMVYICIIVITRIVNFPWHHVNGQIGTMKFDVSKAIPPWINLFPIVHLFETYDGWQMNIIGNITMFIPVGIVWPICFKRIDNIEKTIFAGAGFSLLIEITQLFFYERCSDIDDIILNTAGVAIGALIYFECKKMRARKLG